Proteins found in one Pieris napi chromosome 11, ilPieNapi1.2, whole genome shotgun sequence genomic segment:
- the LOC125053615 gene encoding max-binding protein MNT-like isoform X2 translates to MGIVMESSEVNLVGANCLSIEPELFGTMSAPSEYYETLHTIAINTRETEFGSYVEPIPITLKAYKHIPTLTPTNGYGFPQSVITPLHPVPRVEPERATTSVIIQSPVKEDKPKVARPPKKKWIKEYLEEEPELPVSVRVGESPVSRSNGVVRPPSPPPPAILDFAQEHSRPRTNGSHGPTQIPSPPSVGSNGSSNGSNSSSSNGSSSSSNGIPRAGTREVHNKLEKNRRAHLKECFEMLKRQLPATPDDKKTSNLSILGSAIRYIQVLRRKERECEHEMERLAREKIAAQQRLAALKREVTIRAAAVRPRVFDGAEDKEREENIVNGQVLGIPISINCSPPREAIRADTPPPRTLNLSTKLRTLPIQISPTTSQVVRASYGARHGALTLTTIAPAHSTCTVQKSEDGTAAEFGTLVQPAQIHLPISQVVGSGGLMVSPAAIQLLSTGGGLRVLQTNGVTTETSRLSKENGVSAAAAGPTGNSVVVSGLTPLVVSQSTAHLLHTHTHTITQKMVESGMVKNGVPPLAVSAQYLTATTIVKPVVVVTSAHSPTT, encoded by the exons ATGGGTATTGTCATGGAAAGCTCAGAGGTTAACTTGGTCGGCGCCAATTGTCTCAGTATTGAGCCAGAATTGTTCGGAACGATGAGTGCTCCCAGCGAATACTATGAAACCCTCCACACCATCGCAATAAATACCAGAGAAACAGAATTCGGAAGCTATGTGGAGCCCATACCGATTACGCTCAAAGCGTATAAGCACATACCGACTCTCACTCCTACAAACGGTTACGGTTTCCCTCAATCGGTCATAACTCCGTTGCATCCTGTTCCCCGGGTAGAGCCAGAGAGGGCTACGACGTCTGTTATCATACAGAGTCCTGTCAAAGAGGATAAACCTAAAGTGGCAAGGCCACCTAAAAAGAAGTGGATAAAGGAGTATTTAG AGGAGGAGCCGGAGCTGCCGGTGTCGGTGCGGGTGGGCGAGTCGCCGGTGTCGCGCAGCAACGGCGTGGTGCGGCCGCCTTCGCCCCCGCCGCCCGCCATCCTCGACTTCGCACAAGAACATTCCAGGCCGCGCACTAACGGCAGTCACGG GCCAACCCAAATCCCGTCCCCTCCGTCGGTGGGCAGCAACGGCAGTAGTAATGGAAGCAACAGCAGCAGCAGCAATGGTAGCAGCAGCAGCAGTAACGGAATCCCTCGCGCCGGCACCCGCGAGGTCCACAATAAGCTGGAGAAGAACCGAAGAGCACACCTTAAAGAGTGCTTCGAAATGCTAAAGCGGCAGCTGCCGGCTACCCCTGATGACAAAAAGACCTCTAACCTCTCCATACTGGGTTCTGCTATCCGGTATATACAG GTGCTTCGACGCAAGGAACGCGAATGCGAGCACGAGATGGAAAGGCTAGCCAGAGAAAAGATCGCCGCGCAACAGCGGCTCGCCGCACTAAAGCGAGAGGTGACGATCCGAGCCGCCGCCGTCCGGCCTCGCGTCTTTG ATGGTGCTGAGGACAAAGAGAGAGAGGAAAATATCGTTAACGGTCAAGTTTTAGGAATTCCTATAAGT ATTAACTGCTCCCCTCCGCGAGAGGCAATCCGCGCGGACACCCCCCCGCCCCGCACCCTCAACCTCAGCACAAAGCTGCGCACACTGCCCATACAGATATCGCCGACCACCTCGCAG GTAGTGCGGGCGTCGTACGGTGCGAGGCACGGCGCTCTCACGCTCACGACCATCGCGCCTGCGCATTCCACCTGTACAGTTCAG AAGAGCGAGGACGGCACGGCCGCGGAGTTCGGTACATTGGTGCAGCCCGCGCAGATACATTTGCCCATCTCACAG GTGGTAGGCAGCGGCGGCCTCATGGTGAGTCCGGCCGCCATCCAGTTGCTCTCCACCGGCGGAGGACTGCGGGTGCTGCAAACGAACG GCGTTACGACAGAGACCAGTCGGCTGTCAAAAGAGAACGGCGTCAGCGCGGCGGCCGCCGGCCCCACCG GCAATAGCGTGGTAGTGAGCGGCCTGACCCCGCTGGTGGTGTCCCAATCGACCGCGCACTTGCTGCACACACACACGCACACGATCACccaaaag ATGGTCGAGAGCGGGATGGTGAAGAACGGCGTGCCTCCGCTGGCCGTGAGCGCGCAGTACCTGACGGCGACCACGATCGTGAAGCCCGTGGTCGTGGTCACCTCCGCCCACTCCCCGACCACGTGA
- the LOC125053615 gene encoding max-binding protein MNT-like isoform X1, whose product MGIVMESSEVNLVGANCLSIEPELFGTMSAPSEYYETLHTIAINTRETEFGSYVEPIPITLKAYKHIPTLTPTNGYGFPQSVITPLHPVPRVEPERATTSVIIQSPVKEDKPKVARPPKKKWIKEYLEEEPELPVSVRVGESPVSRSNGVVRPPSPPPPAILDFAQEHSRPRTNGSHGPTQIPSPPSVGSNGSSNGSNSSSSNGSSSSSNGIPRAGTREVHNKLEKNRRAHLKECFEMLKRQLPATPDDKKTSNLSILGSAIRYIQVLRRKERECEHEMERLAREKIAAQQRLAALKREVTIRAAAVRPRVFDGAEDKEREENIVNGQVLGIPISINCSPPREAIRADTPPPRTLNLSTKLRTLPIQISPTTSQVVRASYGARHGALTLTTIAPAHSTCTVQKSEDGTAAEFGTLVQPAQIHLPISQVVGSGGLMVSPAAIQLLSTGGGLRVLQTNGVTTETSRLSKENGVSAAAAGPTEGNSVVVSGLTPLVVSQSTAHLLHTHTHTITQKMVESGMVKNGVPPLAVSAQYLTATTIVKPVVVVTSAHSPTT is encoded by the exons ATGGGTATTGTCATGGAAAGCTCAGAGGTTAACTTGGTCGGCGCCAATTGTCTCAGTATTGAGCCAGAATTGTTCGGAACGATGAGTGCTCCCAGCGAATACTATGAAACCCTCCACACCATCGCAATAAATACCAGAGAAACAGAATTCGGAAGCTATGTGGAGCCCATACCGATTACGCTCAAAGCGTATAAGCACATACCGACTCTCACTCCTACAAACGGTTACGGTTTCCCTCAATCGGTCATAACTCCGTTGCATCCTGTTCCCCGGGTAGAGCCAGAGAGGGCTACGACGTCTGTTATCATACAGAGTCCTGTCAAAGAGGATAAACCTAAAGTGGCAAGGCCACCTAAAAAGAAGTGGATAAAGGAGTATTTAG AGGAGGAGCCGGAGCTGCCGGTGTCGGTGCGGGTGGGCGAGTCGCCGGTGTCGCGCAGCAACGGCGTGGTGCGGCCGCCTTCGCCCCCGCCGCCCGCCATCCTCGACTTCGCACAAGAACATTCCAGGCCGCGCACTAACGGCAGTCACGG GCCAACCCAAATCCCGTCCCCTCCGTCGGTGGGCAGCAACGGCAGTAGTAATGGAAGCAACAGCAGCAGCAGCAATGGTAGCAGCAGCAGCAGTAACGGAATCCCTCGCGCCGGCACCCGCGAGGTCCACAATAAGCTGGAGAAGAACCGAAGAGCACACCTTAAAGAGTGCTTCGAAATGCTAAAGCGGCAGCTGCCGGCTACCCCTGATGACAAAAAGACCTCTAACCTCTCCATACTGGGTTCTGCTATCCGGTATATACAG GTGCTTCGACGCAAGGAACGCGAATGCGAGCACGAGATGGAAAGGCTAGCCAGAGAAAAGATCGCCGCGCAACAGCGGCTCGCCGCACTAAAGCGAGAGGTGACGATCCGAGCCGCCGCCGTCCGGCCTCGCGTCTTTG ATGGTGCTGAGGACAAAGAGAGAGAGGAAAATATCGTTAACGGTCAAGTTTTAGGAATTCCTATAAGT ATTAACTGCTCCCCTCCGCGAGAGGCAATCCGCGCGGACACCCCCCCGCCCCGCACCCTCAACCTCAGCACAAAGCTGCGCACACTGCCCATACAGATATCGCCGACCACCTCGCAG GTAGTGCGGGCGTCGTACGGTGCGAGGCACGGCGCTCTCACGCTCACGACCATCGCGCCTGCGCATTCCACCTGTACAGTTCAG AAGAGCGAGGACGGCACGGCCGCGGAGTTCGGTACATTGGTGCAGCCCGCGCAGATACATTTGCCCATCTCACAG GTGGTAGGCAGCGGCGGCCTCATGGTGAGTCCGGCCGCCATCCAGTTGCTCTCCACCGGCGGAGGACTGCGGGTGCTGCAAACGAACG GCGTTACGACAGAGACCAGTCGGCTGTCAAAAGAGAACGGCGTCAGCGCGGCGGCCGCCGGCCCCACCG AAGGCAATAGCGTGGTAGTGAGCGGCCTGACCCCGCTGGTGGTGTCCCAATCGACCGCGCACTTGCTGCACACACACACGCACACGATCACccaaaag ATGGTCGAGAGCGGGATGGTGAAGAACGGCGTGCCTCCGCTGGCCGTGAGCGCGCAGTACCTGACGGCGACCACGATCGTGAAGCCCGTGGTCGTGGTCACCTCCGCCCACTCCCCGACCACGTGA
- the LOC125053615 gene encoding max-binding protein MNT-like isoform X3: MGIVMESSEVNLVGANCLSIEPELFGTMSAPSEYYETLHTIAINTRETEFGSYVEPIPITLKAYKHIPTLTPTNGYGFPQSVITPLHPVPRVEPERATTSVIIQSPVKEDKPKVARPPKKKWIKEYLEEEPELPVSVRVGESPVSRSNGVVRPPSPPPPAILDFAQEHSRPRTNGSHGPTQIPSPPSVGSNGSSNGSNSSSSNGSSSSSNGIPRAGTREVHNKLEKNRRAHLKECFEMLKRQLPATPDDKKTSNLSILGSAIRYIQVLRRKERECEHEMERLAREKIAAQQRLAALKREVTIRAAAVRPRVFDGAEDKEREENIVNGQVLGIPISINCSPPREAIRADTPPPRTLNLSTKLRTLPIQISPTTSQVVRASYGARHGALTLTTIAPAHSTCTVQVVGSGGLMVSPAAIQLLSTGGGLRVLQTNGVTTETSRLSKENGVSAAAAGPTEGNSVVVSGLTPLVVSQSTAHLLHTHTHTITQKMVESGMVKNGVPPLAVSAQYLTATTIVKPVVVVTSAHSPTT; encoded by the exons ATGGGTATTGTCATGGAAAGCTCAGAGGTTAACTTGGTCGGCGCCAATTGTCTCAGTATTGAGCCAGAATTGTTCGGAACGATGAGTGCTCCCAGCGAATACTATGAAACCCTCCACACCATCGCAATAAATACCAGAGAAACAGAATTCGGAAGCTATGTGGAGCCCATACCGATTACGCTCAAAGCGTATAAGCACATACCGACTCTCACTCCTACAAACGGTTACGGTTTCCCTCAATCGGTCATAACTCCGTTGCATCCTGTTCCCCGGGTAGAGCCAGAGAGGGCTACGACGTCTGTTATCATACAGAGTCCTGTCAAAGAGGATAAACCTAAAGTGGCAAGGCCACCTAAAAAGAAGTGGATAAAGGAGTATTTAG AGGAGGAGCCGGAGCTGCCGGTGTCGGTGCGGGTGGGCGAGTCGCCGGTGTCGCGCAGCAACGGCGTGGTGCGGCCGCCTTCGCCCCCGCCGCCCGCCATCCTCGACTTCGCACAAGAACATTCCAGGCCGCGCACTAACGGCAGTCACGG GCCAACCCAAATCCCGTCCCCTCCGTCGGTGGGCAGCAACGGCAGTAGTAATGGAAGCAACAGCAGCAGCAGCAATGGTAGCAGCAGCAGCAGTAACGGAATCCCTCGCGCCGGCACCCGCGAGGTCCACAATAAGCTGGAGAAGAACCGAAGAGCACACCTTAAAGAGTGCTTCGAAATGCTAAAGCGGCAGCTGCCGGCTACCCCTGATGACAAAAAGACCTCTAACCTCTCCATACTGGGTTCTGCTATCCGGTATATACAG GTGCTTCGACGCAAGGAACGCGAATGCGAGCACGAGATGGAAAGGCTAGCCAGAGAAAAGATCGCCGCGCAACAGCGGCTCGCCGCACTAAAGCGAGAGGTGACGATCCGAGCCGCCGCCGTCCGGCCTCGCGTCTTTG ATGGTGCTGAGGACAAAGAGAGAGAGGAAAATATCGTTAACGGTCAAGTTTTAGGAATTCCTATAAGT ATTAACTGCTCCCCTCCGCGAGAGGCAATCCGCGCGGACACCCCCCCGCCCCGCACCCTCAACCTCAGCACAAAGCTGCGCACACTGCCCATACAGATATCGCCGACCACCTCGCAG GTAGTGCGGGCGTCGTACGGTGCGAGGCACGGCGCTCTCACGCTCACGACCATCGCGCCTGCGCATTCCACCTGTACAGTTCAG GTGGTAGGCAGCGGCGGCCTCATGGTGAGTCCGGCCGCCATCCAGTTGCTCTCCACCGGCGGAGGACTGCGGGTGCTGCAAACGAACG GCGTTACGACAGAGACCAGTCGGCTGTCAAAAGAGAACGGCGTCAGCGCGGCGGCCGCCGGCCCCACCG AAGGCAATAGCGTGGTAGTGAGCGGCCTGACCCCGCTGGTGGTGTCCCAATCGACCGCGCACTTGCTGCACACACACACGCACACGATCACccaaaag ATGGTCGAGAGCGGGATGGTGAAGAACGGCGTGCCTCCGCTGGCCGTGAGCGCGCAGTACCTGACGGCGACCACGATCGTGAAGCCCGTGGTCGTGGTCACCTCCGCCCACTCCCCGACCACGTGA